In Phacochoerus africanus isolate WHEZ1 chromosome 14, ROS_Pafr_v1, whole genome shotgun sequence, one genomic interval encodes:
- the MFAP4 gene encoding microfibril-associated glycoprotein 4 produces MKALLALPLLLLISADRCAPQALGIRGDALDKFCPQQPLDCDDIYAQGYQIDGVYLIYPSGPSLPVPVFCDMTTEGGKWTVFQKRFNGSVSFFRGWNDYKLGFGRADGEYWLGLQNLHLLTLKHKYELRVDLEDFENNTAFAKYHDFSISPNAVSAEEDGYTLYVADFEDGGAGDSLTYHSGQKFSTFDRDQDLFVQNCAALSSGAFWFRSCHFANLNGFYLGGSHLSYANGINWAQWKGFYYSLKRTEMKIRRA; encoded by the exons ATGAAG GCCCTCCTGGccctgccgctgctgctgctcaTATCCGCTGACCGCTGCGCCCCCCAGGCCTTGGGGATCCGGGGAGACG CCCTGGACAAGTTCTGCCCGCAGCAGCCCCTGGACTGCGACGACATCTACGCCCAGGGCTACCAGATAGACGGCGTGTACCTCATCTACCCCTCCGGCCCCAGCCTGCCCGTGCCCGTCTTCTGCGACATGACCACCGAGGGGGGCAAGTGGACG GTCTTCCAGAAGAGGTTCAACGGCTCCGTGAGTTTCTTCCGGGGCTGGAATGACTACAAGCTGGGCTTCGGCCGCGCCGACGGGGAGTACTGGCTGG gtcTGCAGAACCTGCACCTGCTGACCCTGAAGCACAAGTACGAGCTCAGGGTGGACCTGGAGGACTTCGAGAACAACACGGCCTTCGCCAAGTACCACGACTTCTCCATCTCCCCCAATGCCGTCAGCGCCGAGGAGGACGGCTACACCCTCTATGTGGCCGACTTCGAGGACGGCGGGGCAG GCGACTCCCTGACCTACCACAGCGGCCAGAAGTTCTCCACCTTCGACCGGGACCAGGACCTCTTCGTGCAGAACTGCGCGGCCCTCTCCTCGGGCGCCTTCTGGTTCCGCAGCTGCCACTTCGCCAACCTCAACGGCTTCTACCTGGGCGGCTCCCACCTCTCCTACGCCAACGGCATCAACTGGGCCCAGTGGAAGGGCTTCTACTACTCGCTCAAGCGCACGGAGATGAAGATCCGCCGGGCCTGA
- the MAPK7 gene encoding mitogen-activated protein kinase 7 isoform X1, with translation MAEPLKEEDGEDGSGEPPGPVKAEPAGPAVSVAAKNLALLKARSFDVTFDVGDEYEIIETIGNGAYGVVSSARRRLTGQQVAIKKIPNAFDVVTNAKRTLRELKILKHFKHDNIIAIKDILRPTVPYGEFKSVYVVLDLMESDLHQIIHSSQPLTLEHVRYFLYQLLRGLKYMHSAQVIHRDLKPSNLLVNENCELKIGDFGMARGLCTSPAEHQYFMTEYVATRWYRAPELMLSLHEYTQAIDLWSVGCIFGEMLARRQLFPGKNYVHQLQLIMMVLGTPSPAVIQAVGAERVRAYIQSLPPRQPVPWETVYPGADRQALSLLGHMLRFEPSARISAAAALRHPFLAKYHDPDDEPDCAPPFDFAFDREALTRERIKEAIVAEIEDFHARREGIRQQIRFQPSLQPVASEPSCPDVEMPSPWAPSGDCAMESPPPAPLPCTGPAPDTIDLTLQPPPPASEPAPPKREGAISDNTKAALKAALLKSLQSRLRDGPSAPLEAPEPRKPVTAQERQREREEKRRRRQERAKEREKRRQERERKERGAGASGGPSADPLAGLVLSDNDRSLLERWTRMARPPAPAPGPLPARPPSPPSGPAAQPAAAPPPQPACPAPGPGPAPAPLQTAASSGLLAPPSLVPPSGLPGPSGLSVLPYFASGPRPPDPGGVPQPSTSEPPDVTLVTQQLSKSQVEDPLPPVFSGTPKGSGAGYGVGFDLEEFLNQSFDMGVADGPQDGSQADSASLSASLLADWLEGHGMNPADIESLQREIQMDSPMLLADLPDLQEP, from the exons ATGGCCGAGCCCCTGAAGGAGGAAGACGGCGAGGACGGCTCCGGGGAGCCCCCCGGGCCGGTGAAGGCGGAACCCGCCGGCCCCGCTGTCTCCGTGGCGGCCAAGAACCTGGCTCTGCTGAAGGCCCGCTCCTTCGACGTGACCTTCGACGTGGGGGACGAGTACGAGATCATCGAGACCATCGGCAACGGGGCCTACGGGGTGGTGTCTTCCGCGCGCCGCCGCCTCACGG GCCAGCAGGTGGCCATTAAGAAGATCCCTAACGCTTTTGACGTGGTGACCAACGCCAAGCGGACCCTCCGGGAGCTGAAGATCCTCAAGCACTTCAAGCACGACAACATCATCGCCATCAAGGACATCCTGAGGCCCACCGTGCCCTACGGCGAGTTCAAGTCTGT CTACGTGGTCCTGGACCTGATGGAGAGCGACCTGCACCAGATCATCCACTCCTCGCAGCCGCTGACGCTGGAGCACGTGCGCTACTTCCTGTACCAGCTGCTCCGGGGCCTCAAGTACATGCACTCGGCTCAGGTCATCCACCGCGACCTCAAGCCGTCCAACCTGCTGGTGAATGAGAACTGCGAGCTGAAGATCGGGGACTTTGGCATGGCCCGCGGCCTGTGCACCTCGCCCGCGGAGCACCAGTACTTCATGACCGAGTATGTGGCCACGCGCTGGTACCGCGCCCCCGAGCTCATGCTCTCGCTGCACGAGTACACGCAGGCCATCGACCTGTGGTCCGTGGGCTGCATCTTTGGGGAGATGCTGGCCCGGCGCCAGCTCTTCCCGGGCAAAAACTACGTGCACCAGCTGCAGCTCATCATGATGGTGCTGGGCACCCCGTCGCCGGCCGTGATTCAGGCCGTGGGGGCTGAGCGGGTGCGGGCCTACATCCAGAGCCTGCCACCTCGCCAGCCCGTGCCCTGGGAGACCGTGTACCCGGGGGCCGACCGCCAGGCCCTCTCCCTTCTGGGCCACATGCTGCGTTTTGAGCCCAGTGCCCGCATCTCAGCCGCTGCCGCCCTCCGTCACCCCTTCCTGGCCAAGTACCACGACCCGGATGACGAGCCCGACTGTGCCCCGCCCTTTGACTTTGCCTTTGACCGTGAAGCCCTCACCCGGGAGCGCATTAAGGAGGCCATTGTGGCCGAGATCGAGGACTTCCATGCGCGGCGAGAGGGCATCCGCCAGCAGATCCGCTTCCAGCCTTCCCTGCAGCCTGTGGCCAGTGAGCCCAGCTGCCCCGACGTTGAGATGCCCAGTCCCTGGGCTCCCAGTGGGGACTGTGCCATGGAGTCCCCTCCGCCGGCCCCACTGCCATGCACCGGCCCTGCACCTGACACCATTGATCTGACCCTGCAGCCACCCCCGCCGGCCAGTGAACCAGCCCCTCCAAAGAGGGAGGGTGCCATCTCGGACAACACCAAGGCCGCCCTCAAGGCCGCCCTGCTCAAGTCCCTGCAGAGCCGGCTCCGCG ATGGCCCCAGCGCCCCCCTGGAAGCTCCTGAGCCTCGCAAGCCGGTGACAGCCCAGGAGCGCCAGCGCGAGCGGGAGGAGAAGCGACGGCGGCGGCAGGAGCGAGCCAAGGAGCGGGAAAAGCGGCGGCAGGAGCGGGAGCGCAAGGAGCGGGGAGCCGGGGCCTCGGGGGGCCCCTCCGCCGACCCCTTGGCCGGGCTGGTGCTCAGCGACAATGATCGCAGCCTGCTGGAGCGCTGGACTCGCATggcccggcccccggcccccgccccaggGCCGCTGCCTGCCCGGCCTCCCAGCCCACCCTCTGGCCCCGCCGCCCAGCCCGCTGCGGCCCCGCCGCCGCAGCCTGCCTGCCCGGCCCCGGGCCCCGGGCCTGCGCCTGCTCCACTCCAAACCGCTGCCTCCTCCGGCCTCCTGGCCCCGCCGTCGCTGGTGCCTCCCTCTGGGCTGCCCGGCCCCAGCGGCCTGAGCGTTCTGCCTTATTTCGCCTCCGGCCCGCGCCCTCCAGACCCCGGGGGCGTCCCTCAACCCTCCACCTCAGAGCCCCCCGACGTCACCCTCGTGACCCAGCAACTGTCCAAGTCACAG GTGGAAGACCCCTTGCCCCCCGTGTTCTCGGGCACCCCAAAGGGCAGCGGAGCTGGCTATGGCGTCGGCTTTGACCTGGAGGAATTCCTCAACCAGTCTTTCGACATGGGCGTGGCTGATGGGCCCCAGGACGG CAGCCAGGCAGACTCGGCCTCGCTCTCGGCCTCCCTGCTTGCCGACTGGCTCGAGGGCCACGGCATGAACCCCGCTGACATCGAGTCCCTACAGCGTGAGATCCAGATGGACTCCCCGATGCTGCTGGCTGACCTGCCCGACCTCCAGGAGCCCTGA
- the MAPK7 gene encoding mitogen-activated protein kinase 7 isoform X2, producing the protein MAEPLKEEDGEDGSGEPPGPVKAEPAGPAVSVAAKNLALLKARSFDVTFDVGDEYEIIETIGNGAYGVVSSARRRLTGQQVAIKKIPNAFDVVTNAKRTLRELKILKHFKHDNIIAIKDILRPTVPYGEFKSVYVVLDLMESDLHQIIHSSQPLTLEHVRYFLYQLLRGLKYMHSAQVIHRDLKPSNLLVNENCELKIGDFGMARGLCTSPAEHQYFMTEYVATRWYRAPELMLSLHEYTQAIDLWSVGCIFGEMLARRQLFPGKNYVHQLQLIMMVLGTPSPAVIQAVGAERVRAYIQSLPPRQPVPWETVYPGADRQALSLLGHMLRFEPSARISAAAALRHPFLAKYHDPDDEPDCAPPFDFAFDREALTRERIKEAIVAEIEDFHARREGIRQQIRFQPSLQPVASEPSCPDVEMPSPWAPSGDCAMESPPPAPLPCTGPAPDTIDLTLQPPPPASEPAPPKREGAISDNTKAALKAALLKSLQSRLRDGPSAPLEAPEPRKPVTAQERQREREEKRRRRQERAKEREKRRQERERKERGAGASGGPSADPLAGLVLSDNDRSLLERWTRMARPPAPAPGPLPARPPSPPSGPAAQPAAAPPPQPACPAPGPGPAPAPLQTAASSGLLAPPSLVPPSGLPGPSGLSVLPYFASGPRPPDPGGVPQPSTSEPPDVTLVTQQLSKSQVEDPLPPVFSGTPKGSGAGYGVGFDLEEFLNQSFDMGVADGPQDGQADSASLSASLLADWLEGHGMNPADIESLQREIQMDSPMLLADLPDLQEP; encoded by the exons ATGGCCGAGCCCCTGAAGGAGGAAGACGGCGAGGACGGCTCCGGGGAGCCCCCCGGGCCGGTGAAGGCGGAACCCGCCGGCCCCGCTGTCTCCGTGGCGGCCAAGAACCTGGCTCTGCTGAAGGCCCGCTCCTTCGACGTGACCTTCGACGTGGGGGACGAGTACGAGATCATCGAGACCATCGGCAACGGGGCCTACGGGGTGGTGTCTTCCGCGCGCCGCCGCCTCACGG GCCAGCAGGTGGCCATTAAGAAGATCCCTAACGCTTTTGACGTGGTGACCAACGCCAAGCGGACCCTCCGGGAGCTGAAGATCCTCAAGCACTTCAAGCACGACAACATCATCGCCATCAAGGACATCCTGAGGCCCACCGTGCCCTACGGCGAGTTCAAGTCTGT CTACGTGGTCCTGGACCTGATGGAGAGCGACCTGCACCAGATCATCCACTCCTCGCAGCCGCTGACGCTGGAGCACGTGCGCTACTTCCTGTACCAGCTGCTCCGGGGCCTCAAGTACATGCACTCGGCTCAGGTCATCCACCGCGACCTCAAGCCGTCCAACCTGCTGGTGAATGAGAACTGCGAGCTGAAGATCGGGGACTTTGGCATGGCCCGCGGCCTGTGCACCTCGCCCGCGGAGCACCAGTACTTCATGACCGAGTATGTGGCCACGCGCTGGTACCGCGCCCCCGAGCTCATGCTCTCGCTGCACGAGTACACGCAGGCCATCGACCTGTGGTCCGTGGGCTGCATCTTTGGGGAGATGCTGGCCCGGCGCCAGCTCTTCCCGGGCAAAAACTACGTGCACCAGCTGCAGCTCATCATGATGGTGCTGGGCACCCCGTCGCCGGCCGTGATTCAGGCCGTGGGGGCTGAGCGGGTGCGGGCCTACATCCAGAGCCTGCCACCTCGCCAGCCCGTGCCCTGGGAGACCGTGTACCCGGGGGCCGACCGCCAGGCCCTCTCCCTTCTGGGCCACATGCTGCGTTTTGAGCCCAGTGCCCGCATCTCAGCCGCTGCCGCCCTCCGTCACCCCTTCCTGGCCAAGTACCACGACCCGGATGACGAGCCCGACTGTGCCCCGCCCTTTGACTTTGCCTTTGACCGTGAAGCCCTCACCCGGGAGCGCATTAAGGAGGCCATTGTGGCCGAGATCGAGGACTTCCATGCGCGGCGAGAGGGCATCCGCCAGCAGATCCGCTTCCAGCCTTCCCTGCAGCCTGTGGCCAGTGAGCCCAGCTGCCCCGACGTTGAGATGCCCAGTCCCTGGGCTCCCAGTGGGGACTGTGCCATGGAGTCCCCTCCGCCGGCCCCACTGCCATGCACCGGCCCTGCACCTGACACCATTGATCTGACCCTGCAGCCACCCCCGCCGGCCAGTGAACCAGCCCCTCCAAAGAGGGAGGGTGCCATCTCGGACAACACCAAGGCCGCCCTCAAGGCCGCCCTGCTCAAGTCCCTGCAGAGCCGGCTCCGCG ATGGCCCCAGCGCCCCCCTGGAAGCTCCTGAGCCTCGCAAGCCGGTGACAGCCCAGGAGCGCCAGCGCGAGCGGGAGGAGAAGCGACGGCGGCGGCAGGAGCGAGCCAAGGAGCGGGAAAAGCGGCGGCAGGAGCGGGAGCGCAAGGAGCGGGGAGCCGGGGCCTCGGGGGGCCCCTCCGCCGACCCCTTGGCCGGGCTGGTGCTCAGCGACAATGATCGCAGCCTGCTGGAGCGCTGGACTCGCATggcccggcccccggcccccgccccaggGCCGCTGCCTGCCCGGCCTCCCAGCCCACCCTCTGGCCCCGCCGCCCAGCCCGCTGCGGCCCCGCCGCCGCAGCCTGCCTGCCCGGCCCCGGGCCCCGGGCCTGCGCCTGCTCCACTCCAAACCGCTGCCTCCTCCGGCCTCCTGGCCCCGCCGTCGCTGGTGCCTCCCTCTGGGCTGCCCGGCCCCAGCGGCCTGAGCGTTCTGCCTTATTTCGCCTCCGGCCCGCGCCCTCCAGACCCCGGGGGCGTCCCTCAACCCTCCACCTCAGAGCCCCCCGACGTCACCCTCGTGACCCAGCAACTGTCCAAGTCACAG GTGGAAGACCCCTTGCCCCCCGTGTTCTCGGGCACCCCAAAGGGCAGCGGAGCTGGCTATGGCGTCGGCTTTGACCTGGAGGAATTCCTCAACCAGTCTTTCGACATGGGCGTGGCTGATGGGCCCCAGGACGG CCAGGCAGACTCGGCCTCGCTCTCGGCCTCCCTGCTTGCCGACTGGCTCGAGGGCCACGGCATGAACCCCGCTGACATCGAGTCCCTACAGCGTGAGATCCAGATGGACTCCCCGATGCTGCTGGCTGACCTGCCCGACCTCCAGGAGCCCTGA
- the MAPK7 gene encoding mitogen-activated protein kinase 7 isoform X3 has translation MESDLHQIIHSSQPLTLEHVRYFLYQLLRGLKYMHSAQVIHRDLKPSNLLVNENCELKIGDFGMARGLCTSPAEHQYFMTEYVATRWYRAPELMLSLHEYTQAIDLWSVGCIFGEMLARRQLFPGKNYVHQLQLIMMVLGTPSPAVIQAVGAERVRAYIQSLPPRQPVPWETVYPGADRQALSLLGHMLRFEPSARISAAAALRHPFLAKYHDPDDEPDCAPPFDFAFDREALTRERIKEAIVAEIEDFHARREGIRQQIRFQPSLQPVASEPSCPDVEMPSPWAPSGDCAMESPPPAPLPCTGPAPDTIDLTLQPPPPASEPAPPKREGAISDNTKAALKAALLKSLQSRLRDGPSAPLEAPEPRKPVTAQERQREREEKRRRRQERAKEREKRRQERERKERGAGASGGPSADPLAGLVLSDNDRSLLERWTRMARPPAPAPGPLPARPPSPPSGPAAQPAAAPPPQPACPAPGPGPAPAPLQTAASSGLLAPPSLVPPSGLPGPSGLSVLPYFASGPRPPDPGGVPQPSTSEPPDVTLVTQQLSKSQVEDPLPPVFSGTPKGSGAGYGVGFDLEEFLNQSFDMGVADGPQDGSQADSASLSASLLADWLEGHGMNPADIESLQREIQMDSPMLLADLPDLQEP, from the exons ATGGAGAGCGACCTGCACCAGATCATCCACTCCTCGCAGCCGCTGACGCTGGAGCACGTGCGCTACTTCCTGTACCAGCTGCTCCGGGGCCTCAAGTACATGCACTCGGCTCAGGTCATCCACCGCGACCTCAAGCCGTCCAACCTGCTGGTGAATGAGAACTGCGAGCTGAAGATCGGGGACTTTGGCATGGCCCGCGGCCTGTGCACCTCGCCCGCGGAGCACCAGTACTTCATGACCGAGTATGTGGCCACGCGCTGGTACCGCGCCCCCGAGCTCATGCTCTCGCTGCACGAGTACACGCAGGCCATCGACCTGTGGTCCGTGGGCTGCATCTTTGGGGAGATGCTGGCCCGGCGCCAGCTCTTCCCGGGCAAAAACTACGTGCACCAGCTGCAGCTCATCATGATGGTGCTGGGCACCCCGTCGCCGGCCGTGATTCAGGCCGTGGGGGCTGAGCGGGTGCGGGCCTACATCCAGAGCCTGCCACCTCGCCAGCCCGTGCCCTGGGAGACCGTGTACCCGGGGGCCGACCGCCAGGCCCTCTCCCTTCTGGGCCACATGCTGCGTTTTGAGCCCAGTGCCCGCATCTCAGCCGCTGCCGCCCTCCGTCACCCCTTCCTGGCCAAGTACCACGACCCGGATGACGAGCCCGACTGTGCCCCGCCCTTTGACTTTGCCTTTGACCGTGAAGCCCTCACCCGGGAGCGCATTAAGGAGGCCATTGTGGCCGAGATCGAGGACTTCCATGCGCGGCGAGAGGGCATCCGCCAGCAGATCCGCTTCCAGCCTTCCCTGCAGCCTGTGGCCAGTGAGCCCAGCTGCCCCGACGTTGAGATGCCCAGTCCCTGGGCTCCCAGTGGGGACTGTGCCATGGAGTCCCCTCCGCCGGCCCCACTGCCATGCACCGGCCCTGCACCTGACACCATTGATCTGACCCTGCAGCCACCCCCGCCGGCCAGTGAACCAGCCCCTCCAAAGAGGGAGGGTGCCATCTCGGACAACACCAAGGCCGCCCTCAAGGCCGCCCTGCTCAAGTCCCTGCAGAGCCGGCTCCGCG ATGGCCCCAGCGCCCCCCTGGAAGCTCCTGAGCCTCGCAAGCCGGTGACAGCCCAGGAGCGCCAGCGCGAGCGGGAGGAGAAGCGACGGCGGCGGCAGGAGCGAGCCAAGGAGCGGGAAAAGCGGCGGCAGGAGCGGGAGCGCAAGGAGCGGGGAGCCGGGGCCTCGGGGGGCCCCTCCGCCGACCCCTTGGCCGGGCTGGTGCTCAGCGACAATGATCGCAGCCTGCTGGAGCGCTGGACTCGCATggcccggcccccggcccccgccccaggGCCGCTGCCTGCCCGGCCTCCCAGCCCACCCTCTGGCCCCGCCGCCCAGCCCGCTGCGGCCCCGCCGCCGCAGCCTGCCTGCCCGGCCCCGGGCCCCGGGCCTGCGCCTGCTCCACTCCAAACCGCTGCCTCCTCCGGCCTCCTGGCCCCGCCGTCGCTGGTGCCTCCCTCTGGGCTGCCCGGCCCCAGCGGCCTGAGCGTTCTGCCTTATTTCGCCTCCGGCCCGCGCCCTCCAGACCCCGGGGGCGTCCCTCAACCCTCCACCTCAGAGCCCCCCGACGTCACCCTCGTGACCCAGCAACTGTCCAAGTCACAG GTGGAAGACCCCTTGCCCCCCGTGTTCTCGGGCACCCCAAAGGGCAGCGGAGCTGGCTATGGCGTCGGCTTTGACCTGGAGGAATTCCTCAACCAGTCTTTCGACATGGGCGTGGCTGATGGGCCCCAGGACGG CAGCCAGGCAGACTCGGCCTCGCTCTCGGCCTCCCTGCTTGCCGACTGGCTCGAGGGCCACGGCATGAACCCCGCTGACATCGAGTCCCTACAGCGTGAGATCCAGATGGACTCCCCGATGCTGCTGGCTGACCTGCCCGACCTCCAGGAGCCCTGA
- the LOC125114991 gene encoding tryptase gamma-like — translation MLPVLLPPLLLLLLRPRLMEAYSRKGPATWPWQASIFLDSRYRCEGALISPEWVLTSASCFGSWPLALFSVTLGPDRLALDTCDSKSSVEALLLSPGGPKASGSGALALARLARPPSLSSAIWPIPLATRPQGRICWAQGFDPDLDPHAPPPRLESTPLRLLHTDTCRNTFQLNCPDLQALLPKGSRCTSAPTGPAQLVVSDGSPLVCFQASSWRLEGVMTWGPCSRPGLPEVYTRACPLISWIREKVSNATFDTSAKMHSWDQPRTRQRRQ, via the exons ATGCTGCCCGTGCTGCTGccaccgctgctgctgctgctgctta GGCCCAGGCTGATGGAGGCCTACAGCAGGAAGGGCCCGGCCACGTGGCCTTGGCAGGCAAGCATCTTTCTGGACAGCCGGTACCGCTGTGAGGGGGCCCTCATTTCCCCAGAGTGGGTGCTGACAAGTGCCAGCTGCTTTGGCAG CTGGCCGCTGGCCCTCTTCAGTGTGACCCTGGGCCCAGATCGGCTGGCGCTGGACACTTGTGACAGCAAGTCCAGCGTGGAGGCGCTGCTCCTGTCCCCAGGAGGGCCCAAGGCCTCGGGATCTGGTGCCCTGGCCCTGGCTCGGCTGGCAAGGCCACCATCTCTCAGCAGTGCCATATGGCCTATCCCTCTGGCCACCCGGCCCCAGGGGCGGATCTGCTGGGCCCAAGGCTTTGATCCTGACTTGG ACCCCCACGCCCCGCCCCCAAGGCTGGAGAGCACCCCCCTGAGGCTGCTGCACACCGACACCTGCAGAAACACCTTCCAGCTCAACTGTCCTGACCTGCAGGCCCTCCTGCCCAAGGGCTCCCGGTGCACGAGCGCCCCCACCGGCCCAGCCCAGCTGGTG GTGTCTGATGGGAGCCCCCTGGTCTGCTTCCAAGCTAGCAGCTGGCGGCTGGAGGGTGTGATGACCTGGGGTCCCTGCTCCCGGCCTGGCCTCCCTGAGGTCTACACACGTGCCTGTCCCCTCATTTCTTGGATTCGGGAGAAGGTCTCCAATGCCACCTTCGATACCTCAGCCAAGATGCACTCTTGGGACCAGCCCAGGACCAGGCAGAGGAGGCAGTGA
- the B9D1 gene encoding B9 domain-containing protein 1 — MAAAGPSVFLVMVNGQVESAQFPEYDDLYCKYCFVYGQDWAPTAGLEEGISQITSKSRDARRALVWNFPIDVTFKSTNPHGWPQIVLSVYGPDVFGNDVVRGYGAAHVPFSPGRHKRTVPMFVPESASRLQRFTSWFMGRRPEYTDPRVVAQGEGREVTRVRSQGFVTLLFNVVTKDMRKLGYDTGPPDTRGVLGPSPPQGLPR, encoded by the exons ATGGCGGCCGCGGGGCCTAGCGTCTTCTTGGTCATGGTCAATGGGCAGGTGGAGAGCGCCCAG TTTCCCGAGTACGACGACCTCTACTGCAAGTACTGTTTCGTGTACGGCCAGGACTGGGCGCCCACAGCG GGCCTGGAGGAGGGCATCTCCCAGATCACGTCCAAGAGCCGGGACGCCAGGCGCGCGCTGGTGTGGAACTTCCCCATCGACGTCACCTTCAAGAGCACCAACCCCCACGGCT GGCCCCAGATCGTGCTCAGCGTGTACGGGCCGGACGTGTTCGGGAATGACGTGGTCCGAGGCTACGGGGCAGCGCACGTGCCCTTCTCCCCCGGCCG GCACAAGAGGACCGTGCCCATGTTCGTCCCGGAGTCAGCGTCTCGGCTGCAGAGGTTCACCAG CTGGTTCATGGGACGGCGGCCTGAGTACACAGACCCCAGGGTGGTGGCTCAAGGGGAAGGCCGGGAAG TGACCCGCGTCCGCTCCCAGGGCTTTGTCACGCTCCTCTTCAACGTGGTGACCAAGGACATGAGGAAGCTGGGCTATGACACCGGGCCTCCGGACACACGCGGCGTCTTGGGGCCCAGCCCGCCCCAGGGCCTCCCCCGGTGA